One Thalassotalea atypica DNA window includes the following coding sequences:
- a CDS encoding tetratricopeptide repeat protein, which translates to MKTIKNMFTGVLIVMLSNSVFAAKLPSNCQTQECEEYFHQFKLAAKRGHPQAMATLGQFYYHAYGTEKNVGEALRYFKKASRIGGDSAAQLKAGLIYLSEDGHKDIDKGIDYLKKAAKKDYKAANFVLGMIYFDAKYGRQDYALADEYFADAYQQRFPEVAKVALYVQQENEISPQSFPKLMAELQQSPLMASRDGSISWPKDEMEVITVTSPPLETVLREQLVTYRRPVKTTGTRFTGKSCAERTQCYASDGVEGMADYTFLFVNYNRAASGQ; encoded by the coding sequence ATGAAAACTATTAAAAACATGTTTACCGGTGTGCTAATTGTGATGTTAAGCAACTCTGTTTTTGCCGCTAAGTTACCGTCAAATTGCCAAACCCAAGAGTGCGAAGAATACTTCCATCAATTTAAATTGGCAGCTAAGCGAGGCCATCCACAAGCAATGGCGACGCTAGGTCAGTTTTATTACCATGCATATGGTACTGAAAAAAATGTGGGAGAGGCATTAAGGTACTTTAAAAAAGCCTCTCGTATAGGAGGTGATAGTGCGGCTCAGCTTAAAGCGGGGCTTATTTACTTAAGTGAAGATGGCCATAAAGACATAGACAAGGGGATTGATTACCTTAAGAAAGCAGCAAAAAAAGATTATAAAGCCGCTAACTTTGTTCTTGGTATGATTTATTTTGATGCTAAATATGGTCGTCAAGATTATGCTCTAGCTGATGAATACTTTGCTGACGCTTATCAACAGCGTTTTCCTGAAGTGGCTAAAGTGGCATTATACGTTCAGCAAGAAAATGAGATCTCGCCACAATCATTCCCTAAGTTAATGGCAGAGCTACAACAATCACCTTTGATGGCTTCAAGAGATGGTTCTATATCGTGGCCAAAAGATGAAATGGAAGTGATCACGGTGACTTCACCGCCACTAGAGACTGTGTTAAGAGAACAGTTAGTAACCTATAGACGCCCTGTAAAAACTACAGGAACACGCTTTACCGGTAAATCCTGTGCTGAGCGGACTCAGTGTTATGCCTCTGATGGTGTTGAAGGTATGGCTGACTATACGTTTCTATTTGTAAACTATAATCGTGCAGCCTCTGGGCAGTAA
- a CDS encoding PrkA family serine protein kinase, whose amino-acid sequence MSIFEHYQSRYDEAQQEEFTLQEFLNICREDKYAYVSAAERLLNAIGEPEMVDTSNDPALSRIFSNRVIARYPAFKDFYGMEEAIEQIVSYLKHAAQGLEEQKQILYLLGPVGGGKSSLAEKLKALMQNEPIFVLCANGERSPVNDHPFCLFDSNSDGKILQDEYNIPARYLNTIISPWVAKRLHEFKGDIAQFKVVKVYPSVLDQIAIAKTEPGDDNNQDISSLVGKVDIRQLEHFAQNDPDAYSYSGALCRANQGMMEFVEMFKAPIKVLHPLLTATQEGNYNPTEGLSALPFNGIILAHSNESEWQTFRNNKNNEAFLDRVYIVKVPYCMRVSEEVRIYKKLLEHSELSNAQCAPDTLETLAQFSVLSRLKDPENSSIYSKMRVYDGESLKDTDPKAKSYQEYRDYAGIDEGMSGLSTRFAFKILSRVFNFDHLEVAANPVHLFYVLEQQVEREQLPSEQQERYLEFIKGYLTPQYIEFIGKEIQTAYLESYSEYGQNIFDRYVTYADFWIQDQEYRDAETGQLFNREALNNELEKIEKPAGISNPKDFRNEIVNFVLRAKANNNGKNPNWTSYEKLRTVIEKKMFSNTEDLLPVISFNTKTSTDDQQKHDDFVERMMSKGYTQKQVRLLSEWYLRVRKSS is encoded by the coding sequence TCTTAAATATTTGTCGTGAAGATAAATATGCCTATGTAAGTGCTGCCGAACGGCTATTAAATGCCATAGGTGAACCGGAAATGGTGGACACTTCGAACGACCCAGCCCTTAGTCGTATTTTCTCAAACAGAGTCATCGCTCGTTATCCGGCTTTCAAAGATTTTTATGGTATGGAAGAAGCCATTGAACAAATAGTGTCTTATTTGAAGCATGCCGCGCAAGGCCTAGAAGAACAAAAACAAATTTTGTATCTATTAGGCCCTGTTGGTGGTGGTAAATCCTCACTGGCTGAGAAGTTAAAAGCGTTAATGCAGAATGAACCTATCTTTGTACTATGTGCAAATGGTGAGCGAAGCCCTGTCAACGATCACCCTTTTTGTCTATTTGACTCCAATTCTGACGGTAAAATACTTCAAGACGAGTACAACATCCCTGCGCGCTACTTGAATACGATTATCTCGCCTTGGGTTGCCAAGCGCTTGCACGAATTTAAAGGTGACATCGCTCAGTTTAAAGTTGTAAAAGTATATCCTTCTGTACTTGATCAAATAGCCATTGCAAAGACCGAGCCTGGAGACGACAACAATCAAGATATTTCATCTCTCGTAGGTAAAGTAGATATTCGTCAACTTGAGCACTTTGCCCAAAATGATCCCGATGCTTATAGTTACTCTGGCGCCTTATGCCGTGCTAATCAAGGTATGATGGAGTTTGTTGAGATGTTTAAGGCACCGATTAAAGTATTACACCCATTACTTACAGCCACCCAAGAAGGCAATTACAACCCAACCGAAGGCTTATCCGCACTGCCTTTTAACGGCATAATTTTAGCGCACTCAAACGAATCAGAGTGGCAAACGTTTAGAAACAACAAAAATAATGAAGCGTTTCTTGATCGAGTCTATATCGTCAAAGTACCTTATTGTATGCGTGTTTCTGAAGAAGTAAGAATTTACAAAAAGCTGTTAGAGCACAGTGAACTTAGCAATGCCCAATGCGCGCCTGATACCTTGGAAACCCTGGCACAGTTTTCTGTTTTATCACGCCTGAAAGATCCTGAGAACTCGAGCATCTATTCGAAAATGCGCGTTTACGATGGCGAAAGCCTAAAAGATACTGATCCTAAGGCCAAGTCCTATCAAGAATATCGAGACTATGCTGGTATCGATGAAGGCATGTCTGGGCTATCAACACGTTTTGCTTTTAAAATATTATCTCGCGTTTTTAATTTTGACCATTTAGAAGTTGCAGCAAATCCTGTTCACCTTTTCTATGTACTTGAGCAACAGGTAGAAAGAGAACAGCTACCAAGTGAGCAACAAGAACGATATTTAGAGTTTATTAAAGGCTACTTAACGCCGCAGTACATTGAGTTTATTGGGAAAGAAATACAAACGGCCTACTTAGAGTCCTACTCAGAGTATGGTCAGAACATTTTCGATCGATACGTCACCTACGCAGATTTCTGGATTCAAGATCAAGAGTATCGTGATGCAGAGACTGGGCAATTATTTAACCGAGAGGCCTTAAATAACGAATTAGAAAAAATCGAGAAACCCGCAGGCATCAGCAACCCTAAAGATTTCAGAAATGAAATAGTTAATTTTGTCTTACGCGCTAAAGCCAATAACAACGGGAAAAACCCTAATTGGACTAGCTATGAAAAATTACGCACGGTAATTGAAAAAAAAATGTTTTCCAATACTGAAGACTTGCTACCGGTCATTTCCTTTAATACCAAAACATCGACGGACGATCAGCAAAAACACGATGACTTTGTTGAACGTATGATGAGCAAGGGGTATACCCAAAAACAAGTACGGCTTTTATCAGAGTGGTATTTACGCGTCAGAAAATCTTCTTAA
- a CDS encoding SpoVR family protein — protein MNQTKPLDDSPDWTFKKLTQYQTEIARVAQHYRLDTYTNQIEVITAEQMMDAYASVGMPIGYNHWTFGKKFIQTEQTYKRGQMGLAYEIVINSDPCISYLMEENTMTMQALVMAHACYGHNSFFKGNYLFKSWTDAGSIIDYLLFAKKYIADCEHKYGINDVETTLDACHALMNHGVDRYKRPQKISLDEELKRQKERETYLQSQVNSLWRTLPAKEKEEPSGSIKFPIEPQENLLYFIEKNAPLLKPWQREIVRIVRKISQYFYPQKQTQVMNEGWACFWHYTILNHLYDEGLVTDKFMLEFLHNHTNVVAQPDYNSPYYSGINPYALGFNMFIDIRRICENPTEEDIKWFPEIAGKNWLDTIHFAMENFKDESFISQFLSPKLMREFRMFHIHDDHNKNYLEVAAIHNESGYQNIRTALSNQYNLSNLESNIQITHAEINGDRSLTLKHTPHNAAPLADSCQEVLKHLHYLWGFDVKLIEENNDDEITELARCPMATEKEI, from the coding sequence ATGAACCAGACAAAGCCACTTGATGATAGTCCAGATTGGACATTTAAAAAGCTTACTCAATATCAAACTGAAATTGCGCGTGTTGCCCAGCATTATCGACTAGACACATATACAAACCAAATAGAGGTGATAACCGCAGAGCAAATGATGGATGCCTATGCCAGTGTCGGTATGCCTATTGGATACAACCATTGGACATTTGGTAAAAAATTCATACAAACAGAGCAAACATACAAACGCGGGCAAATGGGCTTAGCCTATGAAATAGTGATAAATTCGGATCCCTGCATTTCCTATCTCATGGAAGAAAATACCATGACCATGCAAGCTCTTGTTATGGCACATGCATGTTACGGTCACAATTCATTTTTTAAAGGAAATTATTTATTCAAATCCTGGACTGATGCAGGTTCAATAATCGACTACTTGCTATTTGCTAAAAAATACATTGCCGATTGCGAGCATAAGTACGGTATTAACGATGTAGAGACAACACTAGATGCCTGTCATGCACTAATGAATCATGGGGTTGACCGTTATAAACGACCTCAAAAAATATCCCTCGATGAAGAATTGAAAAGACAAAAAGAACGGGAAACTTATCTTCAATCACAAGTTAACTCATTATGGCGAACCTTACCGGCAAAAGAGAAAGAAGAGCCAAGTGGTAGTATCAAGTTTCCTATAGAGCCTCAAGAGAATTTACTTTATTTTATAGAAAAGAATGCTCCGTTATTAAAGCCATGGCAGCGAGAAATTGTCCGTATCGTACGAAAGATCTCTCAATACTTCTATCCACAAAAACAAACCCAAGTCATGAATGAGGGCTGGGCCTGCTTTTGGCATTACACTATCTTAAATCACTTGTACGACGAAGGGCTAGTTACCGATAAGTTCATGCTCGAATTTTTGCACAATCACACCAACGTCGTTGCCCAGCCTGATTATAATAGTCCTTATTACTCAGGTATAAACCCCTATGCATTAGGCTTTAATATGTTTATCGATATTCGCAGAATTTGCGAAAATCCAACGGAAGAAGACATCAAATGGTTTCCTGAAATCGCAGGTAAAAATTGGCTAGATACAATACATTTTGCCATGGAGAACTTTAAGGATGAGAGTTTTATCAGTCAGTTTTTGTCCCCAAAATTAATGCGCGAATTTAGAATGTTTCACATTCACGACGATCACAATAAAAACTATCTAGAAGTAGCTGCTATACATAACGAAAGTGGTTACCAAAATATTCGTACTGCATTATCAAACCAATATAATCTCAGTAATCTTGAGTCCAATATTCAAATTACTCATGCAGAAATAAACGGCGATCGCTCATTAACGCTCAAACATACACCGCACAATGCAGCACCTTTAGCGGATTCCTGCCAGGAAGTACTCAAACACTTGCACTATTTATGGGGCTTTGACGTAAAACTTATTGAAGAAAATAACGATGATGAAATCACAGAGCTAGCTCGTTGCCCTATGGCAACTGAAAAAGAAATCTAA
- a CDS encoding tetratricopeptide repeat protein, which translates to MISASKISGLMMLVTLLMSANTLAQKMSQCDTSSCINYFKQYKKAAKRGHPQAVGMLGQMYYHGYGTDKNEKLALKYLKKASRYKDGAAQFKAGFIYLTSKSHKDIDEGVEYLEKAASNKFKGANFVLGMVHLDESYGRQDIKKADAYFAKSYKSKFEQIPEAIEFIDDTMTLDTNTFPKLYAQMQYKPLEKDKDGTMSWPEGDIEVITITSASLETTFNEQLVEFRKPIKSVGTRFLGKSCVERLTCINVDIADGTAFANMFLDGFTGKIVSGG; encoded by the coding sequence ATGATAAGTGCTTCTAAAATTAGTGGTTTAATGATGCTTGTTACGTTACTCATGTCAGCTAATACCCTGGCGCAAAAAATGTCACAATGCGATACATCATCTTGCATTAATTACTTTAAGCAATATAAGAAAGCGGCTAAACGTGGGCACCCTCAAGCTGTGGGCATGTTGGGGCAAATGTATTACCACGGGTATGGTACAGATAAAAATGAAAAGCTTGCGCTTAAATATTTGAAAAAAGCGTCACGATACAAAGATGGTGCGGCCCAGTTTAAAGCCGGCTTTATCTATTTAACCAGTAAATCGCATAAAGATATCGATGAGGGTGTTGAATATTTGGAAAAAGCTGCGAGCAATAAATTTAAAGGCGCTAACTTTGTTTTGGGTATGGTGCATTTGGATGAAAGTTATGGTCGTCAAGACATCAAAAAAGCAGACGCCTATTTTGCAAAATCTTATAAGAGCAAATTTGAGCAAATACCTGAAGCGATTGAGTTTATTGATGACACCATGACGCTAGACACCAATACATTCCCTAAGTTATATGCCCAGATGCAATACAAACCTCTTGAGAAAGATAAAGATGGAACGATGAGTTGGCCTGAAGGTGATATCGAGGTCATTACCATTACTTCCGCATCCCTTGAAACCACGTTTAATGAACAGCTTGTTGAATTTAGAAAGCCCATTAAGTCAGTCGGTACTCGATTTTTAGGTAAAAGCTGTGTTGAACGTTTAACTTGTATTAATGTTGACATTGCGGATGGTACTGCATTTGCTAACATGTTTTTAGATGGCTTTACTGGCAAAATCGTTAGTGGCGGCTAA
- a CDS encoding YeaH/YhbH family protein — translation MANFIDRRLNSKNKSTVNRQRFIRRYKNQIKKSVSDAINKRGVTDIESGENISIARKDLSEPIFHQGEGGIKDRVHPGNDQFSTGDKINRPPKGAGQGTGQGDASNSGEGQEDFVFSISKDEYLDLLFENLELPNLEQTQFDKMIEYKTVRSGFCAEGLPANIDIVKSLQGSIARRIAMTSSKRKALKEKERELLELEQDNLDHIQEIKQIKLEIDALKEKIKKVPFIDTFDLRYRNFSKEAVPTSKAVMFCLMDVSGSMDQATKDIAKRFYILLYLFLTRTYKEIDVVYIRHHTQAKEVDEQEFFYSQETGGTIASSALELMYKIMNDRYSSNDWNIYGAQASDGDNWADDSPLCKKLLLERIMPKARYFSYVEITQRAHQTLWNQYLDVAQSCGHFAMQHIKSVEDIYPVFRELFKKNDKSAA, via the coding sequence ATGGCAAATTTTATTGATCGACGCCTAAACAGTAAAAACAAAAGCACGGTTAATCGTCAGCGCTTTATTAGAAGGTACAAGAATCAAATTAAGAAGTCTGTTTCTGATGCTATTAATAAGCGCGGCGTAACCGATATTGAGAGTGGCGAGAATATTTCTATTGCTCGCAAAGACCTCAGCGAGCCGATCTTCCACCAAGGAGAAGGCGGCATAAAAGATCGTGTTCACCCTGGCAATGATCAGTTTTCTACAGGTGATAAAATAAATCGACCACCAAAAGGGGCTGGCCAAGGTACTGGGCAAGGTGATGCAAGTAACAGCGGAGAAGGCCAAGAAGATTTTGTTTTTTCAATTTCGAAAGATGAATACCTAGACCTGCTATTTGAAAATCTAGAGTTGCCTAATTTAGAGCAAACTCAGTTTGATAAAATGATTGAGTACAAAACTGTACGCAGTGGGTTTTGTGCAGAAGGTTTGCCTGCCAATATTGATATTGTTAAGTCACTACAAGGTTCCATTGCACGCAGAATTGCAATGACATCAAGCAAACGCAAAGCATTGAAAGAAAAAGAAAGAGAACTCCTAGAACTAGAACAAGACAACCTCGACCATATTCAAGAAATTAAACAGATAAAACTTGAGATTGATGCGCTCAAGGAAAAAATTAAAAAAGTGCCTTTTATCGATACTTTTGATTTGCGCTACAGAAACTTTTCCAAAGAAGCTGTACCTACATCAAAAGCAGTGATGTTTTGTCTGATGGATGTTTCCGGTTCAATGGATCAAGCGACTAAAGATATTGCGAAACGATTTTATATCTTGTTATACCTATTTCTGACGCGTACTTATAAGGAAATTGACGTAGTCTATATTCGTCATCATACGCAAGCCAAGGAAGTCGATGAGCAAGAATTTTTTTATTCTCAAGAAACTGGGGGCACAATTGCATCTAGCGCTTTAGAGCTCATGTATAAAATCATGAATGATAGATACAGTTCAAATGATTGGAACATCTATGGCGCACAGGCATCGGATGGAGACAACTGGGCTGACGACTCACCATTATGCAAAAAACTTCTGTTGGAAAGAATTATGCCCAAAGCGCGCTATTTCAGCTATGTAGAGATCACTCAGCGTGCTCACCAAACATTATGGAATCAATACCTCGATGTCGCTCAATCTTGTGGTCACTTTGCTATGCAACACATTAAGAGTGTCGAAGATATCTATCCTGTGTTTAGAGAGCTTTTCAAAAAGAACGACAAAAGCGCCGCCTAA
- the nhaB gene encoding sodium/proton antiporter NhaB, with amino-acid sequence MQQSYMSAFFKNFLGNSPEWYKYAIIAFLVINPILFFYVSPYIAGWALVLEFIFTLAMALKCYPLQPGGLLAIEAVFIGMTTPKHVLSEIIINIEVLLLLIFMVAGIYFMKNLLLFLFTKIITRVKSKTAVSLLFCFAAAFLSAFLDALTVIAVIISVAVGFYSVYHKVASGKDFHHDHDHTSDNELAELSRNDLDDFRAYLRNLLMHAGVGTALGGVCTIVGEPQNVIIGQQANWEFVEFAIRMSPVTFPVFIAGMLTCVLLEKLKWFGYGAHLPDNVRNILQDFDEQESKKRTRRDNLKLIMQGVVGVWLIVALALHLAAVGLIGLTVIIFATVFTGVTDEHQIGHAFEEALPFTALLAVFFAIVAVIIDQKLFSPVITWVLTFEGNMQLVMFYLANGFLSMVSDNVFVGTVYITEVKKALLAGQITRDQFDMLAVAINTGTNLPSVATPNGQAAFLFLLTSALAPLIRLSYGRMVVMAFPYTIVLTIVGLLTISSGFLTSQTAAYYESGLIHHHTVDEAKEDPAGH; translated from the coding sequence ATGCAGCAATCGTATATGAGTGCTTTCTTTAAAAACTTTTTAGGCAACTCGCCAGAATGGTATAAATACGCAATTATTGCGTTCTTAGTAATTAACCCAATTCTCTTCTTCTATGTCAGTCCATATATAGCTGGATGGGCATTAGTGTTGGAATTTATCTTTACGTTAGCGATGGCGCTGAAATGTTATCCATTACAGCCTGGAGGCTTACTAGCCATTGAAGCTGTTTTTATTGGCATGACCACCCCAAAGCACGTACTCAGTGAAATCATCATTAACATTGAAGTACTGCTACTATTAATCTTTATGGTCGCCGGTATTTATTTCATGAAAAACCTGCTACTGTTTTTGTTCACGAAAATAATTACTCGTGTTAAATCTAAAACCGCCGTATCCCTACTATTTTGTTTCGCCGCAGCATTCCTCTCTGCGTTTTTAGATGCGTTGACGGTAATTGCTGTAATCATCAGCGTCGCCGTTGGTTTCTACTCTGTTTACCATAAAGTAGCCTCAGGTAAAGATTTTCATCACGACCATGATCATACTTCAGATAACGAACTGGCCGAACTTTCGCGTAACGACTTGGACGACTTTCGTGCGTATTTACGCAACTTATTAATGCATGCTGGTGTAGGTACTGCTTTAGGTGGTGTTTGTACTATTGTCGGTGAGCCACAAAACGTTATTATTGGTCAACAAGCAAATTGGGAGTTTGTAGAATTTGCTATTCGTATGTCACCGGTTACTTTTCCTGTATTTATCGCTGGTATGTTGACATGTGTATTATTGGAAAAACTGAAATGGTTTGGCTATGGTGCCCATCTTCCTGATAATGTTCGAAATATTCTGCAAGACTTTGATGAGCAAGAATCAAAAAAACGTACTCGCCGTGACAATTTAAAGCTCATTATGCAAGGTGTTGTTGGTGTTTGGTTAATTGTTGCGCTAGCACTTCATCTAGCGGCTGTTGGCCTAATTGGTTTAACCGTTATTATCTTCGCCACGGTGTTTACTGGTGTTACTGACGAACATCAAATTGGTCATGCATTTGAAGAAGCATTACCTTTTACCGCGCTACTAGCAGTATTTTTTGCCATTGTTGCTGTAATTATCGATCAAAAGCTATTTAGCCCAGTCATTACTTGGGTACTGACGTTTGAAGGAAATATGCAACTGGTAATGTTCTACTTAGCAAATGGCTTCTTATCCATGGTATCCGACAATGTCTTTGTTGGTACGGTATATATAACAGAAGTGAAAAAAGCTCTATTAGCCGGACAAATCACGCGCGATCAATTTGATATGTTAGCTGTAGCTATTAACACAGGTACAAACTTACCAAGTGTGGCAACACCTAACGGGCAAGCAGCTTTCTTATTCTTGTTAACATCTGCCTTAGCGCCTTTGATTCGCTTATCATACGGTCGAATGGTGGTAATGGCTTTCCCTTATACTATAGTGTTAACCATTGTAGGTTTGTTAACGATCTCTTCAGGTTTCTTAACCAGTCAAACGGCTGCCTACTATGAATCCGGTCTCATTCACCATCACACCGTAGATGAAGCGAAAGAAGACCCCGCTGGTCACTAA
- a CDS encoding tetratricopeptide repeat protein has product MINASKVCGILMFSALIISPNISAQKMTQCDTSTCVNYFEQYRKAAKRGHTQAMATLGQMYYHAYGTEKNEKLALKFLKKASRSKDAAAQFKAGYIYLTSEEYKDIDDGIEYLEKAADNEFKGANFVLGMVHLDKKYGRQDIKQADKYLAKSYEAKFEQMPEAVQFIETTMTLDAATFPKLFAEMQKKPLQKDDDGSINWPTGNIEIITISSPSLETTFDQQLLVFRKPIKSVGTRFHGKNCVQRMTCVSVGIADGSAFANTFLNTFSGANVSN; this is encoded by the coding sequence ATGATAAATGCTTCTAAAGTCTGTGGCATCTTGATGTTTAGTGCGTTAATCATTTCGCCAAACATTTCAGCGCAAAAAATGACTCAATGTGATACTTCCACCTGCGTCAATTACTTTGAACAATACAGAAAGGCGGCCAAACGTGGCCATACCCAAGCGATGGCAACCCTGGGGCAAATGTATTATCACGCTTATGGCACTGAAAAAAATGAAAAATTGGCGTTGAAATTTCTGAAGAAAGCTTCTAGAAGCAAAGATGCGGCAGCACAGTTTAAAGCGGGCTACATCTACTTAACAAGTGAAGAGTATAAAGACATAGATGATGGCATCGAGTATTTAGAAAAGGCTGCAGATAATGAGTTCAAAGGCGCTAACTTTGTTTTGGGTATGGTGCATTTGGATAAAAAATACGGTCGTCAAGACATCAAACAAGCCGATAAATATTTAGCGAAGTCTTATGAGGCTAAGTTTGAACAGATGCCAGAGGCGGTGCAATTTATTGAAACAACCATGACTTTGGATGCAGCAACTTTTCCTAAGCTATTTGCCGAAATGCAGAAAAAACCACTTCAAAAAGACGATGATGGCTCGATAAATTGGCCTACAGGAAATATTGAGATAATTACCATCTCATCTCCATCACTCGAAACTACATTTGACCAACAACTGCTTGTCTTTAGAAAACCGATCAAGTCTGTTGGTACAAGATTTCACGGTAAAAATTGTGTGCAACGTATGACATGTGTCAGTGTTGGTATTGCAGACGGTAGTGCTTTTGCTAATACGTTTTTAAATACATTTTCAGGGGCTAACGTTAGTAACTAA
- the fadR gene encoding fatty acid metabolism transcriptional regulator FadR — MVIKAQSPAGFAEQYIVESIWNGGFPPGSILPAERELSELIGVTRTTLREVLQRLARDGWLTIKHGKPTKVNNFWETSSLNILETLAQLDQDGIPELVDNLMSARTNISAIYVRGAIKNNPEKAIEILEGYKEVADNGEDFADFDYRLNKELVVASGNSIYLLILNGFRGLYSRLGGLYFKHPKGREISRQYYESLIEHAKAGKFDESVFAVRKYGIESGKLWLELKEEVLKELAE; from the coding sequence ATGGTCATAAAAGCACAGAGTCCAGCTGGATTCGCAGAGCAGTATATCGTCGAATCAATTTGGAACGGAGGATTTCCTCCTGGATCTATCCTTCCCGCAGAGCGTGAGCTATCAGAACTGATTGGTGTCACACGAACTACGTTACGCGAAGTGTTGCAACGTTTAGCTCGTGATGGATGGCTGACAATCAAGCATGGTAAACCGACCAAAGTGAATAATTTTTGGGAAACATCCAGTTTGAATATTTTGGAAACGTTAGCGCAACTCGATCAAGATGGTATTCCTGAGTTGGTTGATAACCTGATGTCAGCGCGTACAAATATCAGTGCAATCTATGTCCGTGGAGCCATTAAAAATAACCCTGAGAAAGCAATTGAAATCCTAGAAGGCTACAAAGAGGTAGCGGATAATGGTGAAGATTTTGCTGATTTTGACTACAGGTTAAACAAAGAGTTAGTAGTTGCTTCGGGGAACTCAATTTATTTACTTATTCTTAATGGTTTTAGAGGGTTATATTCTCGACTGGGCGGTTTGTACTTTAAACATCCTAAAGGCAGAGAAATCTCTCGACAATATTATGAGAGCTTAATTGAGCATGCAAAAGCCGGAAAATTTGATGAGTCGGTATTTGCCGTTCGCAAATACGGTATAGAATCAGGCAAGCTTTGGTTAGAATTGAAAGAAGAAGTACTTAAAGAATTAGCTGAATAG